Part of the Pomacea canaliculata isolate SZHN2017 linkage group LG11, ASM307304v1, whole genome shotgun sequence genome is shown below.
TGTTGTGTAATATACAGTGATTGATTAATCTTCGACTTGCTTTCTCAGAAATTCAGTAGCTGTTCGTATGTTGTTTATCGGTCTGCCATCTGACCGTTTGTGGTGTTAACAGTCAGGGTTTGTCGATCGCGTGATTTAGGTcgacttttttttacttactcTACACGTCCTGCCTTCTCTCTTTGTCAcccctctttttcttctgattcTTTGATTTTGTGGAACGACGTGCTTAGCGTTagtttctaaattttctttcttctttcatcttttctattctttttttttgtgttgggggggggggaggggaaattAGTTTTGGAATCAGATAACACAAACGTAACACAGGAGCAACCACCACAGGACAACACAGCACAACTCAGACGAcctcttttaaattaaagtgatCGCAAGTGACCGTATAGAGTAGACCACCAGTTTTATTGTCCTaccccagcctgcaagaactcatgTATTTTTGAGCCAGCTCTGAAGAAAACAGCAGTTTcaaaattctccgtgcacgagaggtgctgaacctgttcaAAAAATCTGTAGTtctttccaccatgtaaaaaactacaatacaaatgcaaaataaattaattcactggattgggtaagtttCAGACATAATgcgggatcaatggttgcatgatgaatatggCAAGAAACCAGACCTCGTcccttaaataaaccctagtgggacttcaggttaaataatggcattaagtgactcaaatcaccaagttaattaagagtttaatcaaagctattctttatgaaagtagaacaattttagcgGCCATAattaatagacacacacagactgctcattttgacaccatgaaaagcaagtgacagaattattttataaataaattctatgCATATAATATACtgaattattttgtacttcataaaatgtgtattatttattaatacaaatattacccTGACCACAGAtccttgtcaggagagttaacctgtaagccgatgctatgcctgcctgtttgttaaatggtttatcaagactgtaaagcataacatacatattaactgatatattagctaaagctaaaggtaacatttaaaaaatgtctctagtactaacacattatacttaaatgatataccacttttgttctaattcctttcttcatcagctcctctttccccatattttgaagaagcagggtgacctgattcagtttgtgaactacattctgtaatGCTTCACTCTGCACATCAATTTTGCTGAgaactctttttaaaaatgtatttgaaatcaaaatgttacttgaagtctttaaagtaatgacaaaactaaactatggatgtaagtctaatgaaaatttttttaattaacagaaaatgtttagatggatataataaggatgtgcatgtagaccattaaaacacaaaatctgtgcttgtatagtgatcatGAAAttatagagggagacaaaataaacttactggtaaaattcactgagccagacctacagtCAGTGTGATCATTTTTGTATAGAGGATAACTCTCTTTTGTTCGGATTTCAATATTTATTGAACAAGTATTTGAACaacttttttccagttttaatGCATCCTATTCATCAAGTTTCTCTATTATCTCTACTACATACACAAAACTAaaagacagctgtaacttgtttagcaagagtcaagTCTGCAAGGAATCCCAGCTTCCCAATGGAGGACCCAAAGGTGATGTTGATTTTGCCTACTTGATGTGATTTGATGGACTAACGAGtaaagatggatttcttcttcttgaataTATGAGGGCCTCTGTTTTgtcatcattgagtttaagtttttttgacaccatccagtctttgacttcattaatacagacttctatggcgCTGGTAGAggagtgagactcagccggtggagtggagcagtacagctgcatATCATCAACATAATATTGATAAGAAAggttgtgagactggatgcaagatgaaagtggcttcatatacagaataaatagtactgagccttgatggccgccacaagaaagtggagcagggcgagatgtttgaccatcaacacacacagtctgcgtcctatcagtgagattGGAGTTGAACCCCGCTAGTGCAGGGAATCCCATAGAGGGTGTGTAGTATAtaaaggagcagagagtggtccatggtGTCAAATTCAGCAGACAGGTTCAGTAGAGATAAGGCAGAAACATGACCACTGTCAATGGCAGATTGtatgtcggtggtcactttaataAAAGCAGTGTCAGTACTGTGAAAAGTTCTCTATGCTGACTGAGGATGGGGGATGAgttggtgctcttgtaagtaggcccacagctgtgtcaaaactataCATATCTATGTCTGTCAACGTGCGCGTGTATGTGAATATCTAGATGTGTGAgcgtttttgtgtgtgttttgaaagagtataaaataaagacaatccTGGTACATCAAAAACTAAAACCATGGGTAGATTTTGTGTGTACTTATGTAAATAAGCCTGGCTACAAGATAAAGCCTATTGTTTTGGcataggtgtgtgtaggtgtgtggttATGAGTACTCATAAGGTTCTCCAATCGTCCCAACTATATGCCAATCTCACAAACAAACTATTCATATAGTCAAAATTGATCAATAAATATAAGCCAAGGTATCCACTACCTATTTACATGGGGTGTGAGAAATATATTCGCATCAGCGAGAAAGCACTGTAAAGGGAGATCATCATCAACATACACCTTCCTATTTCCCCGTCTTcagaaatttttattataaatatagatataaCGATTTTAGTTTgcacatgaatataaaaattagtGTATAGATATCTCATTTAAGGTATGGTAAGTGGCATGGAACAAAAGCAGACCTaatgagagagacaaagaggGTTTCCCGCCATTCTctaaagataaattaaaagtGTACGGAAGACTTACCAGAAAAGGTATTTACATTCTAGTAATGTGAGTCAAAGAGGTAGGAGTCACTTAAGATGTTCTTCCGTATCACATATAGCCAGCCAAATGTCTGCCTCAGTGGCACCAGAGATCGCGTTTGTACAGGCGACATCTTCTGTCGGACAAAGCagttttttgtccatttttagtcTCAACTGGCAGTAAGTCGTCTCCGTGGTTGGTGTAGTTGGCTAGTTCGCTGTTGGGGTCTGTCGTATCGCAGAGAAATGGCTTTTTATCGACACACAGACGACCGTGACCCTGTCTGAGTGAGATGTATCTAGGAAGGAGGGAAAGCCGGGATTTTATGTGTATCGATGTCTGGGAGGGAGATTGTAGGGTTGACAATATGTAAGAATTGTTTCACATTCTTCACATGTTTCGTCTTTACCATACCCTTGGATTAATTGTGTTAAAAATCcagcaaaaggaaaatgtttttgaggCATGCTATAATAAAACTGCCTCAAGAGTGTGTTTAATCCCCCCACACAGGcctaaaagtttttttttttttaataaataaagacatttcttcACACAGCGGTACAGACACGTTCAGCCTCCTTTATGAACATTGCTCACCCCCCTGTGTCTAAAGTTTCACTTTCCTTCTATCTCCAGGAAGTCAGTGTCCTattgaagacattaaaaagaagTCAGGTGCAGATGTACAGCTTGATCCCTGCACGTCATCCGTACAAGGCACAAAGACTGTCATCATTAAGGGCTCTCGATCTCAGATCGAGGAGGCAGTCAGGCTCATCAATCAGGAGACAGGCGATCAGGTTTACAAAGTTTCATGAAATATCCAACATACTTGTATCACTATCATCTTTGATAACAACTAACAACTACGGTTAACACTTCGTACAATGTAGGTCGTCATTTACATAAAATCAGTCTTACTCTAGAAATTATTGATAATATTAAATACTACTTAATAAACGTTAATATTTCAAGTTTGAGAGTATATTTGTatacaaataaaaccaaaacaggAGACCATCTCAGCACAAGCCCAGTCATTCTGGGTcaagtgggttgaggccgcgttccctgatctcgactcacgcgcctacttcctgcctcctgtctacttcaaccgcgtgccgatgactagaCATCAGATTGCTGATCAGGATGTCGTCGTCTTCAAAGAGAAAGGACAGTCGAATCAACCATCCAGCCAGTCATCCAGCCAGACAGCCATTCCTCAGTCGACTGGTGCTCAAGCTTCCATTCTTCAGCCTGCTTGTGTGcaggacagtgacgtcagagatgacGCAGCCATGCAacgtgtgttggtgtgtctgCAGACATTGTTTGAGCAAAATAAAGAAGTGTTGGTTGGTCTGACTCAGCTTctgttcggacagtacctgggggaaccttgttacgctgccgcGGCTGCACATCTCCGCCTACCCGCCAATCTTCCTCCTGCTCTACCACAAAAGTGGaaacaaggagactttgatgtgcttcttattcaccgacagtACGGTCTTGTCACCTGTGAGGTGATGGCGTTTGGTGACAACATACAGGAACTGAAGATGTCACAGCAGGATGTAGACAATACAATTAGAAAGAAACTGAGTAACGCCGtctcacagctggacaaggcggaggccatgttgtctcacctggtgtctgacatcgctcccggtctgcgcatcactaagaccatcgctttccccaacctcacgactcGTCAGGTACAACAGGCCATCTCTGGCGACTCCAAATTTTCCAGGGTAATAAGCTATACAACTTATTGATTATTTTCATTGGGCTAAGTAAAGATACAAATTAAGAGCTACTACcgctgttttttgtttaatcatTTATAACCACAAAAGCATATTTCTTCATACATAATAACTTAATGTACAAGAATTTTCTAGCAATATATCCTTATACATCCAGTAGTTTACACtgtaaagtaaagtaaatatttataatgagAACTATCGTATGATATGAAAATTAGAACAAAGCAATATTATACGTCGCTGACAGAAGAggtttctttataaaaaaaaatgttaaacaatgACATTTATCAGCCACGTTTTATTAACTACTTCAGATTACACGGTTCTTTGCAGGACCTGAGTCAGTGTCTAAAAACAtcagaccccgccgacatcccaggtctgtgtctgtgctgtgatcagttgtctgaccgcAAGACATTGcctgacgtcagtagtcacgtgctgagtgcactcggacactggtggcagcgacgtgtggctggggctggacctgacagtcacatgacacctgaggtgtacaagacactggtagccaggtgagtCCTTAGTAGTCacattaaaagttttataatataGGCAATGTATCCTGTCAAGACAAAATGTGACTGATCCAGCCCCACTACCACTTCTTGGTGTCTTGGCTGGGAGTtgtttggttggctctctcctaCTGGTCTGTATTGGAAATCTTCTTGGGGCATCTGATAtggaggatgtggcgcagacatatgttgacgaatgtctgaatcttgttggtaatgatgatgtttgtccCACGCCATGTCTCTGATCCTTATAGAAGGAatgactttacatttgcatttaagatgcggatcttggcgtgtaaagacaaagccttggagttccagataggtcgcagggtgtggactgcaagcctggctttattcggcttcttacatcttcatctgcacctcaatctttgctgactatgctgccaatgTAGCttaaacggtcagactctgtaatacattcacCATGTAGTTgaagtggggcttcttgcttgttgctGACCCTCATTatctccgtcttcttgatgttaatGGTCAGGctagtcatcgctgcttcttctgagagccgtgagagctttgtctgtgcgtgttgctgatgtcatccgcaaagatcctcaagttgcctggcgaaAGTCCACTGAATATCCGTGTTGCTATTATAGGTTGTTCttttcatgatccagtctatgacgattaGGAAGATTGTCGGCCAGAGCATACagccttgcctcactccagtcctcactgcgaagagGTCAGTCTGCTTTgcgttgtggatcacctggcatgtcgagcCCTAaaacagctgctggatgatggcagtgaactttggtggaaatctgtagtgctgcatcaacttccagatggtttccctgtctacggagtcaaaaaccttctcaaaatctacaaaagcTATGTATAGAtgtgactgccattcgatggactgttcaataataCTTCGTAGTGTAGCGATTTGGTCGGTGCATTATTTATCCCATCGAAAGCCTTCCTGTTCTTGCCAAAGTCTCTAGTCTcgggcattcttcagtctctccaggaaGATTCTGGTCAGCACTTTGCTAAGAATGGATAATCCCATGTCAATTGCGGCACTGTCAGGTCGCATTTTTAGTAGCTTTACTAGacagccaagcttccagtcttcTGGAACTTGCTTCTGTTgccaaattttctgcagcagggggTGTAGCATCTCcgctgcggctgttgggtctgccttgaatGCCTCCATTAATTCcaattatattaaatattcttccttacctttttatatttttttctcatgcaaTTTCAATATTAAGTCAGTTGCCAATTTTCTATGGCTAGCATTGTACATGTAAAAAAATGGCATAGaagttgttgttcttgttactttttttagttCCCTTTtgttaaagagaaagaaacacttaCCTTTAGATCTTTAACGGTAACGACGAATGATTTActtaaagacacaaaaataattaatcgTGCAAGTAtcattaatttataatatactcttttgattttgaaaaaaggtaTGAGATTAAGGAATGACTTATTTTATGGAAtagattctgtggtccggcgacaacagtgagtgtgccatgcacacgtcctccacgtgtgagtgtcaagaccctgggtcaggccgtgtggtggacaggagagtgctatactgctgtaatcacactcttcccggagcaagttcgcCTGCTACACGACCCGCCTGAcagactctttgtcaccggaccgcccggtacaggtaaaactgtggtgctgcagctgatggccatagagcggctgcgatgtggtcaccacgtctacattGTCAGTAGTTGTAGtgagagtcgtgcagcgtgcagcatgttgtatgaCTTGTTGcagcagacagtaaacacactacCGTCAGAAGGTGTGTCACCTGGTCaacctcacctcctgcagtatgatctTGGTGACGATAAAGACGTGGATAAGGCCGTCAATGACTTGTCACAagcggcgagcggagggtcgttgtacgtcatcgctgatgaagtgggTCCTGATATGAATGGGTAAGTTGTAAAAGTAGATTTGCTCTGTTACATCAGCTGTTACTTTGTGTAGGGAAACATGTCATTACGTTAACCTCATGTAATGGGGTTACATCACgtatgacacaaacataaacacacataataGTGACAGTACACAGTGTAGCATGTATATATCCATCCTCTGCAACATTTATGTCTATTACAGAGATTGCTTCCAGGAAATGTGTGAGAAGCtcctgacacaagttcctcgtctccatatCTGGGCAGCAAATTGTTTTCATGGATATCCACCAGAcggatggaaagaagaaaatttaatcaGACCCCTCCGCTTTACGCCGGCCATCCTCAGGGAACTTAAGAAAGGCTTGTGTCTGGTGAATTACGATGACATCTTAcagtacagtgagcgaggtgtgcccgaccacacagacggcccgccagtcagacaaCTGTATCATAAGCCTCAAAGTCATTCAAATCTCAAGCTAtttgactgtgtcacgtgcggtcgtgaggtggccagctttcTGCTCAATCTCCATGTTGGCGTTGCAGGTAGGTAtgggtattgtgtagtgtaacgtctgCTGACAAACAGTTAACTGTGTCATAAATAACAAActggtgagaaacagtcttgtgaagagATGTATTATGTCACGTGTCATTATACGTCATCACGTTAGTCCTCATTGTTTATACCcacgtgtctgtcagtgtgtttcTCTGTcatgtgacagaaaaaaaattaatttgaatgttaacagagaacTCCAATCCACCaagtctacagtggagagacatgctggtgttgtactggtgTAACTTTAGTGACAACTCGGGTATGGTGAagggactgcaagaagcgggtatcccagtgcagTTGATGACGGATGATGACTTCGAGGACATGGTGAACGCCCGCAgagacgtggtgtgggtggtgtaTGGAGACCGAGTTcatggtctggagagaaaagtcgtcgtctgtctggacgACTATGAGACTACGGATGAGGGTGAGGATGGCAACGTTTTTAACCTAACCTTACAAAGAAGTGATACCCGACTTTACTTCATGTCCCgatgtacgtcacaacttgtgattgtctccaatGACGGCCTACCGATGTCATCTGCTCAGTAATACCCCCTAGAAGCACATTcgtcatatttaaatatatccaAACAGGACGGAGCAGTACGCGTGCCTCGAAATCCACCTGGCACGTGCGTCCTACTAAATTGAAATCTAATCATATTAAAATGCTGTTGAGATAAACTACATTCGCTTCGTGCGGCAatggttgaaaaaaatttttctagACTTTAACAAAGGAGTCTTCCCCCATAAAACAGCGCCCCGAAGCCCTAACTATTATGCATGTGCACAATTTCAAATACAACCGTTTGCCCCGTTTCAATATCACTTTTGATATTGTagaatattctaaaaaaaaaagctttgatgATTAGATTTACTGTATTAAGCAAATTAAAGGAgcatttttattgtgtgttcCGCTGGACGTAAGTTCTGATTTTGATATGGAGACTTTCTACAATTTCGTTTTCTTAATTGCAGTGTttaatcacgaacttgtattactagactgctcgcagacgattttt
Proteins encoded:
- the LOC112575428 gene encoding uncharacterized protein LOC112575428; translated protein: MAIERLRCGHHVYIVSSCSESRAACSMLYDLLQQTVNTLPSEGVSPGQPHLLQYDLGDDKDVDKAVNDLSQAASGGSLYVIADEVGPDMNGDCFQEMCEKLLTQVPRLHIWAANCFHGYPPDGWKEENLIRPLRFTPAILRELKKGLCLVNYDDILQYSERGVPDHTDGPPVRQLYHKPQSHSNLKLFDCVTCGREVASFLLNLHVGVAENSNPPSLQWRDMLVLYWCNFSDNSGMVKGLQEAGIPVQLMTDDDFEDMVNARRDVVWVVYGDRVHGLERKVVVCLDDYETTDEGEDGNVFNLTLQRSDTRLYFMSRCTSQLVIVSNDGLPMSSAQ
- the LOC112576054 gene encoding uncharacterized protein LOC112576054, which encodes MSGSQIPHKKAKLEGKTSGGGRAGQGGSNTAKECYLHVVTDAQATSLAGSGSQCPIEDIKKKSGADVQLDPCTSSVQGTKTVIIKGSRSQIEEAVRLINQETGDQETISAQAQSFWVKWVEAAFPDLDSRAYFLPPVYFNRVPMTRHQIADQDVVVFKEKGQSNQPSSQSSSQTAIPQSTGAQASILQPACVQDSDVRDDAAMQRVLVCLQTLFEQNKEVLVGLTQLLFGQYLGEPCYAAAAAHLRLPANLPPALPQKWKQGDFDVLLIHRQYGLVTCEVMAFGDNIQELKMSQQDVDNTIRKKLSNAVSQLDKAEAMLSHLVSDIAPGLRITKTIAFPNLTTRQVQQAISGDSKFSRDLSQCLKTSDPADIPGLCLCCDQLSDRKTLPDVSSHVLSALGHWWQRRVAGAGPDSHMTPEVYKTLVAR